gggAACTGAgttccgccgcggagggtggaggagaggcctcttcccgacgggaagagcgcctcgccgacccggtgacccttaatcgctgagctcttgtctttgtcatctcgaATTCCGTGGGGGCAAAGTACCGTTACGCTGCCTGCGGCCCCTACCTGGctcgccaatctgttgcggccaatcccctcgtcgcctgatcgtcgggaatgagcgcctgcaaaagaaagtccatgctgaccggaggtggctccgacgaggaccctccgacggtcaagtcagagaggagactaggcaacagtgaaaagaaaacaaggagctcaacgagagaggaatagaaagagaggaagcaagcccaagagttcttcgaagggacctctagcactgttgccttccccgatatatatagtggagcatggtatggcgccgtcattaatgacgcggacaattgaagaattgtcaactcactgtagactgtcagagtcgccgtaaaagtgtcaaatcgttgtggggctgtcaaatcgctagggttgacccataccctaggtgggataatgcccctaggcggcgtgccgcatgctgttgtcaggaccgACAGTCTCTGACAGTAGTACGGCGATTTGAGGAGTCGACCGATCTTGGGTCGGTGGCCAACTGAGGGGCATCGGGTAGAGATTCGGACCCTCCGATAGTCAGTCGGACACATTGTGGGAGTCGGACATCGGACctcctggtgcagtcggtcgggagggccGGAAGGGTCCGTCCGACCGACATATCTTCAGTCGgtcgacagtcggtcggtcggccgttcggtcggtcgggtatacccgattataagtcggcatgagcggggtcggtcggtattccccaacaagtaTAAAGGAGTCCCCGCCCCTTGTACAAAGGGCAACGGTTTATTAAAATAAACACTTAATAAATTGGGTGGAAACAGTATACATGATGCTTTAAAAATTGCTACGGTCACGGTTAATTGTCATAGGTCTGCTACTGCCTGTGAAATCCATGAGCCTAAGCGAAGCCATAAACTAATGCACAAACATCCCCcgatccaaagataataatataaCAGACAAAAACTCAGTCAAGACCACATTTTGATAGCTAAAAAATAGCACCGGATTCGCTCATACATAACCAGAAAAATAAACAAGGATATTGTTGTATCGCAAGCTAAACTTCATCACCCAAAAATCCTCATTTAACAGTGCCGAATAAAAATTAAGGGAAAAGAGGAAACAAAAAGGGTGGAAGAGAAGAAGCTAACTCTATTATATCAGGCAAGCGGCGCGCGCGAGCTGTGGCTCTCTCTATTCGGAGGGGATCTCGACGTCGCCGTCGGTGATCTCCTGCTGGAGGTCCTTGGGGTCCTTGCCATCGACGGTGCAGCCGACGGAGACGCAGGTGCCGAGAATCTCCTTGACCGTACCGGCGAGGTCCTTGGCCATGGATCTCGGGCGCATCACCCGCGCGATCTCGATGACGTCATCGAGGGAGATGTTGCCGTTGTGCTTGATGTTCTTGGTCTTCTTACGGTCGCGCTCCGGCTCCTTGAGGGCCTTGATCACCAGGGCAGCGGCGGAGGGCACCACCGACACCTTGGCCTGGCGATTCTGGACGGTCAGCTTCACCGTGACGCGCAGACCCTTCCACTCCTTGGCCGTCTCCTTGGCGATGTCCTCGCCGACCTtcttgggggagaggcccagggGACCGATCTTGGGGGCGAGGGAACTCGCCGCGCCGACCTCGCCGCCGGTGACGCGGACGTACACGTCCACGACCTGGGAGGGATCAAATTTGGGCGGCATGGGGTGGCGGCGGCAAGAAGGTGAAACAACTTGGAGGGTTTATTAGGGttaggcctttttttttttttttttttgtgtgcgcGCGTGTTTCGGAGAAATGGGGCTGAGATTGGGATGATAATATGCAATGCGTCCGCCCCCAGCCCAGGAttatttttttaccaaaaaaaatttatttcgacGATTGGGctgaaaaatttaataaaatttataaaattccgATTGAAAATTCTATATGGATGATTGGGCTGAAAGGGATCTCAACAAATTTTTTCTTACTACAAGATTGAGACCAGCTTACTCCAAAATCATTTCTGGATATTTATGAATAAACACCTGATCCAATATGTAATCTCATGATTTTACTAGTTATATTGATCCAATTCACAAATCTCATAAGATTTTTAGTCTAATTATTTAAACAGACAAAATATTTATGGTTTGTTTTGGCAACCATGTGGGCCtaatatgcttttttttttttttttttttttgttcctcaTAAATTTGATGGATTCATTACACAACTTTGATATACACATCCATCCATGAGAGAGATACACAAAAATCCGAAATTGGAAAGCAACATGAATAAACGAGTCCTATATAATTCTCCTAGTATGATTAGTTATAATATGGGTCACACCACCAAGGAGTTCACGGTGGCTCCATATTTTGGCATAAGAGATGTGTAATACCCAAAAGGATTATACGCTGGTATATTAATATCCTCTGATGAGAGTTGTACATTGGTATATCGATTTTCTATCAGTTAGATTATATGttagtattttgattattttgagctGTCTAGCTATAAAGTATAAGTATGATTTTAGTTCATAGCCATTGAGATGAactagatatttttaaaaaatttgatttataaataaaatttaaattttgaaaaaattgagtTCGTatgtatattattttgataatattatatatttagatttgatTCTGAATTAATGTACTCTGTATGCTTATTTTTAATATGCTGTTATCACTTATTTATCTAGTTAaagtattaattatttattaagctGTCTAACTCATTGTTTCACATCTTACTGTTTCATTGATATTGAGAATCAAGATGGCACGAGAATATATTTCAGGAGAATGAATAGAAGT
The DNA window shown above is from Elaeis guineensis isolate ETL-2024a chromosome 8, EG11, whole genome shotgun sequence and carries:
- the LOC105050895 gene encoding large ribosomal subunit protein uL11x; protein product: MPPKFDPSQVVDVYVRVTGGEVGAASSLAPKIGPLGLSPKKVGEDIAKETAKEWKGLRVTVKLTVQNRQAKVSVVPSAAALVIKALKEPERDRKKTKNIKHNGNISLDDVIEIARVMRPRSMAKDLAGTVKEILGTCVSVGCTVDGKDPKDLQQEITDGDVEIPSE